AACCCCTTTGCCAGTAACGTTGTTGGAGTGTGTAACCAGATATTACGGTAATTGGAGGTTTGCCTTCGACTCTGCGGAGTAATTGTTCCATCCGCCAAAACATCCACAGCAGAAATGGAAATAAGCCGTAGCTAAGGAAGCTTAGAGGTGGTGAATAGCGCCAGGCACTAGATAGAACATTCACTAAAGCATGGCAGACGACAGAATTTAGCCAAGCCTTAAATAGCAAATTTCGATTTTGATTTAACCTCATGCCTAGGGCGTATCCCCAAGGTGCAGAGAAAATGGCATGAACTGGAGTACCAATACTACGGTCAAGAATTGATGCTGTGTTGTAGTAAAGGTAAATCCAGTTCTCTTGGGCGGTGAATCCTAGAGCAACAGCTATGGTAAAAAGGAAAACAGTACTAGGGCGTAATCGATACCTGCTTTGTAGATAGTAGGTGGAAACAATGACCGTTACTAACTTACAACCTTCTTCAATTGGTCCGATTTCAACTAGTTGCCGTAGGGCAATACCAAAAAGCGAATACTTAATCTGCTGCCAGTTTACAAACCAGTTGGCTACAGTTTCAAAAGCTACTTCTAAACTGAGGGCGATAAAACCAGATATCGCCCCACAGATAAATAACAACAGTAACCTGAATAATGAAGGGGCAGTAAGAACGCGGTAATAGTAGTAAACAAGTAGCAGTAGTGGTGGTATGACTGCCCACAGCAGCAATAAGAAATCAGCCACGCACTTGAGCAATGACAGTGCGGTGACGGGGGCTGTTAGTGGCGATAGTAGGAGTTTGGAAACCCGCCTCTACTAAAGCTTGTTCAATATCTAAGTTGAAGTATTCATCTAGATACGGTTCAGTACTTTTGAGCAACGTCAAAATGTAAGGTGGCATTTTTGCAAACGCTTCTGATTTAGGATTCATGTCCATGATGCCCAAGTGACCGCCAGGACGCAACAAACGCTGCGCTTCGGCAAAAATCTGCTTGGTTGGTGACTGGGGTAATTCATGACAAACTAGAAAAATCGACACTAAATCAAAGGATGCATCTGGTAATCCAGTAGTCTCGGCTGGTGCATGAACCCAATTTATTTTCGCCTGACGTTGTTGCGATCGGTATTCGGCAACAGCTAAGAAGTAGGGTGATAAATCTAAACCAGTGATTTTCGCTTGGGGATAAAGTGCTTGTAGGGCGAAGGTACTCATACCCACACTGCATCCCAAGTCTAAAATATCTTGCGGTTCTTGAGGGATTTGGTTTTTCAAAATATCGTGGTAACTTTGGCGCAGCTTTACATCACCTTGAGCTTCAGCACCCTGCCAAATCTTCGCGTGAACAGCATAAGCTGCTGGTTCTACCTCAAAAGCAGCTTGCCAACTCATATTTCCGGTTTCGTAAGCGTGGAATGAGGTGAGGTAGTAGTCTGGGTAGGAAAGCTGAGAATTTTCTACTTTAGCTAACTCGG
The genomic region above belongs to Calothrix sp. NIES-2098 and contains:
- a CDS encoding type 11 methyltransferase, giving the protein MTAAVNNAPGLASRLVNGILAIEPLANLAKHRARQMMIKRAEKMGVPWTKEVQELQARDWTTELAKVENSQLSYPDYYLTSFHAYETGNMSWQAAFEVEPAAYAVHAKIWQGAEAQGDVKLRQSYHDILKNQIPQEPQDILDLGCSVGMSTFALQALYPQAKITGLDLSPYFLAVAEYRSQQRQAKINWVHAPAETTGLPDASFDLVSIFLVCHELPQSPTKQIFAEAQRLLRPGGHLGIMDMNPKSEAFAKMPPYILTLLKSTEPYLDEYFNLDIEQALVEAGFQTPTIATNSPRHRTVIAQVRG